A single window of Chloroflexota bacterium DNA harbors:
- a CDS encoding translation initiation factor IF-1: MAQRSAREARTADSNGKSKSPMIEVEGEVVDTLPNTMFLVRPIGPNGKPLRLVTGSDEDEPPAILAHLSGRMRLRFIRVGVGDRVKLELSPYDLTRGRITWRLRHDRVE; the protein is encoded by the coding sequence ATGGCCCAACGATCGGCACGCGAGGCCCGCACGGCCGACTCCAACGGCAAGAGCAAGTCGCCGATGATCGAGGTCGAGGGCGAGGTCGTCGACACGCTGCCCAACACGATGTTCCTGGTGCGCCCCATCGGGCCGAACGGCAAGCCACTGCGGCTGGTCACGGGTTCGGACGAAGACGAGCCGCCGGCGATCTTGGCCCACCTGTCCGGCCGCATGCGGCTGCGCTTCATTCGCGTGGGCGTGGGCGACCGGGTGAAGCTGGAGCTATCCCCCTATGACCTGACGCGCGGACGCATCACCTGGCGTCTGCGCCACGATCGGGTCGAGTAG
- the rpsM gene encoding 30S ribosomal protein S13, with product MARIAGVDIPREKPVEIALTYIYGIGRTSSRRILADAGVTGTKRVIDLTNDDLGRIRDQIDRHVRVEGEKRREVQTNLARLREIGCYRGIRHRVGLPARGQRTRTNARSRKGPRRAVGIRKRVIKRG from the coding sequence ATGGCACGCATCGCCGGAGTAGACATTCCGCGGGAGAAACCCGTCGAGATCGCGCTGACCTATATCTACGGGATCGGGCGCACGTCCAGCCGCCGAATCCTGGCAGACGCTGGCGTGACCGGGACCAAGCGGGTCATCGATTTGACCAATGACGACCTGGGACGGATTCGCGACCAGATCGACCGCCACGTGCGCGTGGAGGGTGAAAAGCGTCGCGAGGTACAAACCAATCTCGCGCGCCTGCGCGAGATTGGGTGCTATCGCGGCATTCGCCATCGCGTCGGTCTGCCGGCGCGCGGCCAACGCACACGAACCAACGCCCGGTCACGCAAAGGGCCACGCCGTGCGGTGGGAATCCGCAAGCGCGTGATCAAGCGGGGTTAG
- a CDS encoding DNA-directed RNA polymerase subunit alpha — MLLESLEAASPVESDPIAVESKELGDDYGLFHIEPLRPGFAHTLGTPLRRALLSSLPGAAIATARIDGALHEFSTLEFMREDIVEFLLNVKRVRLRSFNREPSLCMLEQTGPGVITAGHIELPSGVEIVNPDHYLCELPGEGLLRCEFTVEQGVGYVPSEGAKSLPIGVIPLDRVFTPVTKVEYHVEHAQVGQDTEHDRLVLQVWTDGSTGPHDALRAAAQQLVTSFGMIGGDEVAAGPAIDLLADQGVAPGEPLEDLKLSNRAVNCLKRHGVETIEEIAAMTEDDLFALRGMGVRLIDEIRAGLAQRGLTLADGNGAEETS, encoded by the coding sequence GTGTTACTAGAATCGTTGGAAGCCGCCAGTCCGGTCGAGTCTGATCCGATCGCCGTCGAGTCGAAGGAACTCGGCGACGACTACGGCTTGTTTCACATCGAGCCGTTGCGGCCCGGGTTCGCCCACACCCTCGGCACGCCGCTCCGACGCGCCTTGCTGTCGTCGCTGCCCGGCGCGGCCATCGCCACGGCGCGAATCGATGGTGCCTTGCACGAGTTCAGCACGCTTGAGTTCATGCGCGAGGACATCGTCGAGTTTCTGCTCAACGTCAAGCGCGTGCGGCTGCGGTCGTTCAACCGCGAGCCTTCGCTGTGCATGCTGGAGCAAACCGGGCCCGGCGTCATCACCGCCGGCCACATCGAGCTGCCGAGCGGGGTGGAGATCGTCAATCCCGACCACTACCTGTGCGAACTGCCTGGCGAAGGTCTGCTGCGCTGCGAGTTCACCGTCGAGCAGGGCGTGGGCTACGTGCCGTCGGAGGGCGCCAAGTCGTTGCCCATCGGCGTGATCCCGCTCGACCGCGTGTTCACGCCGGTGACCAAGGTCGAATATCACGTGGAGCACGCCCAAGTCGGGCAGGACACCGAGCACGACCGGCTGGTGCTGCAGGTGTGGACCGATGGATCGACGGGACCGCACGACGCGCTGCGCGCCGCCGCCCAGCAGCTCGTTACTTCGTTCGGCATGATCGGCGGCGACGAAGTCGCGGCCGGGCCGGCGATCGATTTGCTGGCCGATCAGGGCGTTGCGCCGGGCGAGCCGCTGGAAGACCTCAAGCTCTCAAATCGGGCGGTGAACTGCCTGAAGCGGCACGGGGTGGAGACGATCGAGGAGATCGCGGCGATGACCGAGGACGACCTCTTCGCGCTGCGCGGCATGGGCGTTCGTCTCATTGACGAGATCCGCGCCGGGCTGGCCCAACGCGGGCTCACGCTTGCCGACGGCAATGGGGCGGAGGAGACGAGCTAG
- the rpsK gene encoding 30S ribosomal protein S11, translating into MAERSSRARRRDRTPVPKGAAHVHATFNNTIITITDLQGETLTSVSGGTVGIRGSRKSTPFAAQQAADQAARQAMDMGMRDLDVYVRGPGSGRDAAIRALQGSGLNITSISDVTPIPHNGPRPPKRRRV; encoded by the coding sequence ATGGCCGAACGATCCAGTCGCGCACGTCGCCGGGACCGCACGCCGGTGCCCAAGGGGGCCGCCCACGTGCACGCGACTTTCAACAACACGATCATCACGATCACGGACCTCCAGGGCGAGACGCTGACCAGCGTGAGCGGGGGAACGGTCGGCATCCGGGGGTCGCGCAAGAGCACGCCCTTCGCGGCGCAGCAGGCGGCCGATCAAGCGGCGCGGCAGGCCATGGACATGGGCATGCGCGACCTGGATGTCTACGTTCGCGGTCCGGGCTCCGGGCGCGACGCGGCGATCCGCGCGCTGCAAGGGTCCGGCCTCAACATCACGAGCATTTCCGACGTGACGCCGATCCCCCACAACGGTCCGCGCCCACCGAAGCGCCGACGCGTCTAG
- the map gene encoding type I methionyl aminopeptidase produces the protein MNAGKVVVKTPEQIEGMRASGRLLARALALVEAAVAPGVTTTELNTVADEYIRDHGGTPSFLGVPAASPGVAPFPGSICASTNDVIVHGIPSGNALREGDIIGVDCGAILDGWHSDSAVTVAVGEVDDEAERLIAVTRNALDAAVAAALPGNRLGDVGAAVQRLVESAGFSVVRRFVGHGIGKAMHEPPQVPNFGTAGTGAVLEVGTALAIEPMVNVGSPDVRFDADGWTARSADGSLSAHFEHTVVVGASGSMVLTERAGA, from the coding sequence ATGAACGCGGGCAAAGTGGTTGTGAAAACACCCGAGCAGATCGAGGGGATGCGGGCATCGGGCCGTTTGCTGGCGCGGGCGTTGGCCTTGGTCGAGGCGGCGGTGGCGCCCGGCGTCACGACGACCGAGCTCAACACGGTGGCGGACGAGTACATTCGCGATCACGGAGGCACGCCGTCGTTCCTGGGCGTGCCGGCCGCCTCCCCCGGGGTTGCGCCCTTTCCCGGCAGCATCTGCGCCTCGACCAACGATGTCATCGTGCATGGAATCCCCAGTGGAAATGCGCTGCGGGAAGGCGATATCATTGGGGTCGATTGCGGAGCGATCCTTGACGGATGGCACTCCGACTCGGCGGTAACCGTTGCCGTCGGCGAAGTCGACGACGAGGCGGAGCGTCTGATCGCCGTCACGCGCAACGCGCTAGACGCGGCAGTCGCCGCCGCCCTACCGGGAAATCGGCTGGGAGATGTCGGCGCGGCCGTGCAGCGCCTCGTTGAGAGCGCCGGGTTCTCGGTCGTCAGGAGATTTGTGGGACACGGAATTGGAAAGGCCATGCACGAGCCGCCGCAGGTGCCGAATTTCGGCACGGCGGGCACCGGCGCCGTGCTCGAGGTGGGCACCGCGCTCGCCATCGAGCCCATGGTGAACGTGGGCAGTCCCGACGTGCGCTTCGACGCCGACGGCTGGACCGCCCGCAGCGCCGACGGCAGCCTGTCGGCGCACTTCGAGCACACGGTGGTCGTGGGTGCGTCGGGATCGATGGTCCTCACCGAACGGGCGGGCGCCTGA
- a CDS encoding HD domain-containing protein: MALSYRAKQFARTFGRGVPRRQLAAALQQLTPNERRLVGRLRPVDQRHSLAVYAAARAAAPDDRVLWVAALLHDVGKGRPGRIDRVMLTLLETSAPWLLIRWRRHPPSSRRGRVSGLVAHTEASAQLAELAGSAPEVVQTIRAYGHRDHARGRLLAELDSKR, encoded by the coding sequence TTGGCGCTTAGCTACCGCGCAAAACAGTTCGCCCGGACCTTCGGCCGCGGGGTTCCGCGCCGGCAACTGGCTGCGGCCCTCCAGCAACTGACGCCGAACGAGCGACGGCTCGTGGGGCGGCTGCGGCCGGTCGATCAGCGGCACTCGCTGGCGGTATATGCGGCCGCCCGGGCCGCCGCGCCCGACGACCGCGTGCTCTGGGTGGCGGCGCTGCTGCATGATGTGGGCAAGGGCCGACCGGGCCGCATCGATCGGGTGATGCTGACGCTGCTGGAAACGTCCGCGCCGTGGCTGCTGATCCGCTGGCGACGGCATCCGCCGAGCAGCCGTCGCGGCCGGGTGTCGGGCCTGGTGGCGCATACCGAGGCCAGCGCGCAACTGGCGGAGCTTGCCGGCTCAGCGCCCGAGGTCGTGCAAACCATCCGCGCCTACGGCCACCGCGACCACGCCCGTGGGCGGCTGCTGGCGGAGTTGGACTCGAAGCGATGA
- the rplM gene encoding 50S ribosomal protein L13, with protein MSAKASGARDWRVVDANERVLGRLATEIAQLLRGKHKPEFAPNLDCGDGVIVINASQVRVTGNKPTQKYYYRHSGYPGGLRQTRLDRMLEQRPERVIELAVRGMLPKNSLGRACFRRLRVYAGAEHPHTGQRPKAVT; from the coding sequence ATGAGCGCCAAGGCGAGCGGCGCCCGCGACTGGCGGGTGGTCGACGCGAACGAACGTGTGCTCGGCCGGCTGGCAACCGAGATCGCCCAGCTGTTGCGGGGCAAGCACAAGCCGGAATTTGCGCCCAATCTCGATTGCGGCGACGGCGTGATCGTCATCAACGCGTCGCAGGTGCGCGTGACGGGCAACAAGCCGACGCAGAAGTACTACTACCGCCATTCCGGCTATCCGGGTGGGCTGCGGCAGACGCGTCTCGACCGCATGCTGGAGCAGCGCCCGGAGCGGGTGATCGAGCTTGCAGTCCGCGGCATGCTGCCCAAGAACTCCCTGGGGCGGGCCTGCTTTCGCCGCCTGCGGGTGTATGCGGGCGCAGAGCATCCCCATACCGGCCAACGGCCGAAGGCGGTAACCTGA
- the rpmJ gene encoding 50S ribosomal protein L36, with protein MKVSASVKPRCDKCRIIRRRGRVLVICENPKHKQRQG; from the coding sequence ATGAAAGTCAGCGCATCCGTGAAGCCGCGTTGCGACAAATGCCGCATCATTCGTCGTCGCGGCCGGGTCCTCGTGATCTGCGAGAACCCGAAACACAAGCAGCGGCAAGGGTAG
- the truA gene encoding tRNA pseudouridine(38-40) synthase TruA, with translation MTQSRTVRATIEYDGVGFAGFQRQAAARTVQQELEAALATVVGHQIHVTGAGRTDAGTHATGQVVSARVATRLDDATLWRAWNARLPEDLVALSLSTVADSFHARRDAVERTYEYRIAQTPQRPVLDRGRAWHVREPLDVALMEEAAGEFVGAHDFRAFTIGPETRTRRDITNIAVWREGPMIAVRLSGNAFLHRMVRRMVAALVRVGRGDLTAADVRRLLHSGDRASVGATAPAHGLTLVGVQYPAATNRAHRSAVALEVSA, from the coding sequence GTGACCCAATCGCGCACGGTACGCGCCACGATCGAGTACGACGGCGTCGGATTTGCCGGATTCCAGCGCCAAGCCGCCGCGCGCACCGTGCAGCAGGAGTTGGAGGCCGCACTGGCAACGGTCGTGGGCCACCAGATCCACGTCACCGGCGCGGGCCGGACGGATGCCGGTACGCATGCGACGGGTCAGGTGGTGAGCGCGCGCGTGGCGACGCGATTGGATGACGCGACGCTCTGGCGAGCCTGGAATGCCCGGTTGCCCGAGGATCTCGTCGCCCTAAGCCTCTCGACCGTGGCCGACAGCTTCCACGCGCGGCGGGACGCGGTCGAGCGCACCTACGAGTACCGCATCGCCCAGACGCCGCAGCGTCCGGTCTTGGACCGGGGCCGCGCGTGGCACGTTCGCGAACCGCTGGACGTTGCGCTGATGGAGGAAGCCGCAGGCGAATTCGTTGGCGCCCATGACTTTCGCGCGTTCACCATTGGACCTGAGACGCGCACCCGGCGGGACATCACGAACATCGCCGTGTGGCGCGAGGGCCCTATGATCGCCGTGCGCTTGTCGGGCAACGCGTTTCTCCACCGCATGGTGCGGCGCATGGTGGCTGCCCTGGTGCGAGTCGGCCGCGGGGACTTGACGGCCGCCGACGTGCGACGCCTGCTCCACTCGGGCGACCGCGCATCCGTGGGGGCGACGGCGCCCGCGCACGGCTTGACGCTCGTCGGCGTGCAGTATCCGGCGGCAACCAACCGCGCCCACCGGTCGGCGGTGGCCCTGGAGGTGTCGGCATGA
- a CDS encoding SAM-dependent chlorinase/fluorinase, translating to MQRLVALISDFGTTDSYAGQMEAAVLAQAPDARVVSITHGIPPQDIALGAVVVAASLERLPLGAILVAVVDPGVGGRRRGLIVRAASRWLVGPDNGLLMGPPAIEGVWHLDRPDYWNPDPHPTFHGRDVFAPVAGHLARYVRPDAMASPIGDALPAPETVAQARDGMAEGRIVQVDHFGNLITNIPSAAVEAIAHGVVELCGMRIDGVQPTYGSGSDPVAVVSSLGLLEIAVPGSSAQSTLGAKRGDPVRLRPA from the coding sequence ATGCAGCGCCTCGTCGCCCTGATCAGCGACTTTGGGACCACCGATTCCTACGCCGGCCAGATGGAGGCCGCCGTGCTGGCCCAAGCCCCGGACGCTCGTGTGGTCTCAATCACGCACGGAATCCCCCCACAAGACATTGCACTTGGCGCGGTCGTCGTTGCGGCCTCGTTGGAGCGCCTGCCACTTGGCGCGATCCTCGTGGCGGTCGTCGATCCCGGTGTGGGCGGCCGGCGCCGCGGCCTCATCGTGCGCGCGGCGTCGCGGTGGCTGGTGGGACCCGACAACGGCCTCCTGATGGGCCCGCCTGCCATCGAAGGCGTCTGGCATCTCGACCGACCCGACTACTGGAACCCCGATCCTCACCCCACGTTTCATGGTCGGGATGTGTTCGCCCCCGTCGCGGGGCACCTTGCGCGCTACGTGCGACCGGACGCGATGGCATCGCCCATCGGTGACGCCCTTCCCGCACCCGAGACCGTGGCGCAGGCGCGGGACGGCATGGCGGAGGGGCGGATCGTCCAGGTCGATCACTTTGGCAATCTGATCACCAACATCCCGAGCGCAGCCGTAGAGGCAATCGCGCACGGCGTTGTGGAACTCTGCGGTATGCGCATCGACGGCGTGCAGCCGACCTACGGATCGGGATCGGATCCTGTCGCCGTGGTGAGCAGCCTTGGGCTGTTGGAAATCGCGGTTCCCGGCAGCAGCGCCCAATCGACCCTGGGGGCGAAACGCGGCGACCCCGTTCGGCTGCGGCCGGCGTGA
- a CDS encoding adenylate kinase, translating to MASHSPLIMVFLGPPGAGKGTQAEMLVQRLKIPHVSTGGLFRQAIEEGAPVGMEVRDYVESGRLVPDNLVMQLVESLVAGQRNSGICFDGFPRTLAQAEALDGVLASYAARVHVVLVLDLPDEVALGRLMSRGRDDDDYATARYRLEVYQTTTAPLIQYYTERGLVARVDGDADIDTVAQRIGDALEAIPA from the coding sequence TTGGCGAGTCACTCACCGTTGATCATGGTTTTTCTCGGGCCGCCGGGCGCCGGCAAGGGCACCCAAGCCGAGATGCTGGTTCAGCGCCTCAAGATCCCCCATGTGTCAACGGGCGGGCTCTTTCGCCAGGCGATCGAGGAGGGCGCGCCTGTCGGGATGGAGGTGCGCGACTACGTCGAGTCGGGCCGACTCGTGCCCGACAATCTGGTGATGCAGCTTGTCGAGAGTCTTGTGGCCGGGCAGCGAAATTCCGGAATTTGCTTCGACGGATTCCCGCGCACCCTGGCGCAGGCGGAGGCGCTGGACGGCGTGCTCGCCAGCTATGCCGCGCGCGTGCACGTGGTGCTGGTCTTGGATCTTCCCGACGAGGTCGCGCTCGGTCGGCTGATGAGTCGCGGCCGAGACGACGACGACTACGCGACGGCGCGTTATCGGCTGGAGGTCTATCAGACCACGACGGCGCCGCTGATTCAGTACTACACGGAGCGCGGCCTCGTGGCTCGGGTGGACGGCGACGCGGACATCGACACCGTGGCGCAGCGAATCGGTGACGCGTTGGAGGCAATTCCTGCATGA
- the scpB gene encoding SMC-Scp complex subunit ScpB translates to MTTPDRESPAAGGPDLADELVDDLGLSVVIEALLFVADRPLTVDEIAEITGAPAADVSDSMSRLQDVYADRGIVLLQHADGYRLVSSPRAATFCRRLLGLETRARLSRAALETLGIIAYRQPVTRSEIESIRGVDADSALATLLTRGLVEEVGRLDTPGRPVQFGTSDLFLAYFGIPSLSALPELDLPDPEHGEAPPTQTADD, encoded by the coding sequence ATGACCACGCCCGATCGCGAGTCGCCGGCCGCTGGCGGCCCCGATCTCGCCGACGAGCTGGTCGACGATCTGGGCCTGAGCGTCGTGATCGAGGCGCTGCTGTTCGTGGCCGACCGCCCGTTGACCGTCGACGAGATCGCCGAGATCACCGGCGCCCCGGCCGCCGACGTGTCCGACTCGATGTCGCGGCTGCAGGACGTCTACGCCGACCGCGGCATCGTGCTGCTGCAGCATGCCGACGGCTATCGGTTGGTCTCGTCGCCGCGGGCGGCGACGTTTTGTCGGCGCTTGCTTGGCCTCGAAACGCGAGCGCGCCTCTCGCGGGCCGCGCTCGAAACCCTGGGAATCATCGCCTATCGACAGCCCGTGACCCGGTCGGAAATTGAAAGCATCCGCGGGGTGGACGCCGACAGCGCCCTGGCCACCTTGCTCACCCGCGGGCTGGTCGAGGAAGTCGGGCGGCTCGATACGCCCGGACGCCCGGTCCAATTCGGGACGTCCGATCTGTTTCTGGCCTACTTCGGCATTCCGTCGCTCAGCGCGCTACCGGAGCTCGATCTTCCCGACCCTGAGCACGGTGAGGCCCCGCCGACTCAAACCGCGGACGACTGA
- a CDS encoding ScpA family protein: protein MKVPWRAVGQHSALTGFEVRVDGFDGPLDLLLDLIERQGLDITGVSVLAVTDQFLAYAQDIEAQYADAASEFLLVGSQLLLLKSRALLPAQPDDPEEETAEDLAARLRVYAAFRAVAADLGERWESGATSFIRVATPLVAQPPLESGGGDLDVLMAAMRSLVAGAEEANAGPPVPHRRVTVEERVRAVRERMARDGELSFSALAAECNGRDELVATFMALLHLVIERSVQVVQARPFGEITLRWSAATANGDGQTTR from the coding sequence ATGAAGGTTCCCTGGCGCGCGGTCGGTCAACATTCGGCGCTTACCGGCTTCGAGGTCCGGGTCGACGGATTCGACGGACCGCTCGACCTGCTGCTTGATCTCATCGAGCGTCAGGGATTGGACATCACGGGCGTCTCCGTGCTCGCAGTCACCGACCAATTCCTCGCCTACGCGCAGGACATCGAGGCGCAATACGCCGACGCCGCCTCGGAATTCCTCCTCGTCGGCTCCCAGTTGCTGCTGCTCAAGTCGCGCGCGCTCCTGCCGGCCCAACCCGACGACCCGGAGGAAGAGACGGCCGAGGATCTGGCCGCCCGGTTGCGGGTGTACGCCGCGTTCAGAGCCGTTGCCGCCGATCTGGGCGAACGTTGGGAATCGGGCGCCACCTCCTTCATTCGGGTAGCCACACCCCTTGTTGCTCAGCCGCCGCTCGAGTCCGGCGGCGGCGATTTGGACGTGCTCATGGCCGCCATGCGGTCGCTCGTGGCCGGCGCCGAGGAGGCCAACGCCGGGCCGCCGGTGCCGCACCGGCGCGTCACCGTGGAAGAACGCGTGCGCGCCGTGCGCGAGCGGATGGCCCGCGACGGTGAGCTGTCGTTCTCGGCGCTCGCCGCCGAGTGCAACGGACGCGACGAGCTTGTCGCGACGTTCATGGCGCTGCTCCACCTGGTGATCGAGCGCAGCGTGCAGGTCGTGCAGGCGCGGCCGTTTGGCGAAATCACGTTGCGTTGGTCGGCCGCGACGGCCAACGGCGACGGGCAAACGACCCGATGA
- the rplQ gene encoding 50S ribosomal protein L17 produces the protein MRHRRKGRHLGCNPARRKSLVRGLVRSLLLHGHVQTTEARAKAIRPEVDHLVTLAKRGDLHARRQALAWLPDREVVKDLFDTVPERFPDRTSGFTKMYRLGRRLGDGAPLARLELL, from the coding sequence ATGCGCCACCGCCGCAAGGGACGGCACCTCGGCTGCAACCCGGCGCGCCGCAAGTCGCTGGTGCGTGGCCTGGTGCGATCGTTGCTGCTGCACGGCCACGTCCAAACTACCGAGGCGCGGGCCAAGGCCATCCGACCCGAGGTGGATCACCTGGTGACGCTGGCGAAGCGCGGCGATCTTCACGCCCGACGCCAGGCGCTGGCGTGGCTGCCCGACCGCGAAGTCGTGAAAGACCTGTTCGACACCGTGCCGGAGCGGTTTCCCGATCGCACCAGCGGTTTCACCAAGATGTATCGACTGGGCCGCCGGCTGGGCGATGGCGCCCCCTTGGCGCGCTTGGAGTTGCTGTGA
- a CDS encoding site-2 protease family protein, translated as MLLRYASDPEFLIMVIVAFVVAITIHEAAHALAATWLGDDLPRLQGRLTLNPMRHLDPLGTLMIAFASFGWGRPVLVNPYRLRFGLNRGMALVALAGPVSNVALALALTPVTRQLLDSLPNLIGSTPDVLAAKALLVAVEINIVLAVFNLLPIPPLDGFSVLVGVAPQPLADRLNELRRYGPYLLIGIFMLIWLIPQGTIIITGPAQWIFEFLLGA; from the coding sequence GTGCTGCTGAGATACGCCTCCGATCCCGAGTTCCTCATCATGGTGATCGTCGCGTTCGTCGTGGCGATCACTATTCACGAGGCCGCGCACGCGCTGGCCGCCACGTGGCTTGGCGACGACTTGCCGCGGCTCCAGGGGCGCTTGACGCTGAATCCCATGCGTCACCTCGATCCCCTGGGCACGCTCATGATCGCCTTCGCCTCATTCGGCTGGGGTCGGCCGGTGCTGGTCAATCCCTACCGGCTCCGCTTCGGCCTCAACCGCGGGATGGCGCTGGTCGCGCTCGCCGGCCCGGTGTCGAACGTAGCGCTTGCGTTGGCGCTGACCCCGGTCACGCGCCAGCTTCTCGACTCATTGCCGAACCTGATTGGATCTACGCCCGATGTCCTGGCGGCAAAGGCATTGCTGGTGGCGGTGGAAATCAACATCGTGCTTGCCGTCTTCAATCTGCTGCCGATCCCGCCGCTGGATGGATTCAGCGTGCTCGTCGGCGTCGCTCCGCAGCCGCTCGCCGACCGGCTGAACGAGCTGCGGCGATATGGTCCCTACCTGCTCATCGGCATCTTCATGCTCATTTGGCTGATTCCCCAGGGAACGATCATCATCACCGGCCCGGCCCAATGGATCTTCGAGTTTCTCCTTGGCGCTTAG
- the rpsI gene encoding 30S ribosomal protein S9, with protein sequence MLEGNYYYGLGRRKSAIAQVRVFPGGGPFIVNGKPIEQFLPLAFDRYHALEPLRVLEEANVGISALVKGGGQRGQAGAIRLGLARALCEMDREFRPPLKRAGMLTRDARVKERKKPGLVGARKAKQFTKR encoded by the coding sequence ATGCTTGAAGGGAACTACTACTACGGTCTGGGCCGGCGAAAGTCAGCCATTGCCCAAGTGCGGGTCTTTCCGGGCGGCGGTCCGTTCATCGTGAACGGCAAACCCATCGAGCAATTCCTGCCGCTGGCGTTTGACCGGTACCACGCCCTGGAACCCCTGCGCGTGCTTGAAGAGGCCAACGTTGGCATCTCGGCGCTGGTGAAGGGTGGCGGTCAGCGCGGCCAGGCGGGCGCGATCCGCTTGGGCTTGGCGCGAGCGCTCTGCGAAATGGACCGCGAGTTTCGTCCGCCGCTGAAGCGCGCCGGCATGCTCACGCGCGACGCCCGCGTGAAGGAGCGCAAGAAGCCAGGACTGGTCGGCGCGCGCAAGGCCAAGCAGTTTACGAAGCGCTAG
- the rpsD gene encoding 30S ribosomal protein S4, with product MARYTGPVCRLCRREGEKLFLKGDRCHTPKCAIERRGDRGGPGARGLSRRRATEFAVQLREKQKARRLYGVLERQFRRYFKRAGRGAGSRGERLLQELELRVDNVVYRMGFALSRAQARQLITHGHIVLNGRKHTIPSATLKVGDNVQVREKSRRIEAIAGALTRADAMGRPAWVHVTPDEFSGVVTALPERDHIDATVNEQLIVEFYSR from the coding sequence ATGGCACGCTACACCGGTCCCGTCTGTCGGCTCTGCCGCCGCGAGGGCGAAAAGCTCTTCCTGAAGGGCGATCGATGCCACACGCCGAAATGCGCGATCGAGCGACGCGGCGATCGTGGCGGTCCCGGCGCGCGCGGACTCTCGCGTCGTCGGGCCACCGAGTTTGCCGTGCAATTGCGTGAGAAACAGAAGGCCCGTCGCCTCTACGGGGTGCTGGAGCGACAGTTCCGCCGCTACTTCAAGCGCGCGGGCCGCGGCGCCGGATCGCGCGGCGAGCGCCTGCTGCAGGAGTTGGAGCTGCGCGTGGACAACGTGGTGTATCGGATGGGATTCGCGCTCAGCCGGGCGCAGGCCCGCCAGCTGATCACCCACGGCCACATCGTGCTGAATGGCCGCAAGCACACCATTCCGTCGGCCACTCTGAAGGTTGGCGACAACGTGCAGGTGCGCGAGAAGAGCCGCCGGATCGAGGCGATCGCCGGCGCGCTGACCCGGGCCGACGCCATGGGGCGTCCGGCTTGGGTGCACGTGACTCCAGATGAATTCAGCGGCGTGGTGACGGCGCTGCCTGAACGCGACCACATTGACGCCACTGTGAACGAGCAGCTCATCGTTGAGTTCTATTCCCGCTAG
- the gcvH gene encoding glycine cleavage system protein GcvH yields the protein MTSPTDARYSREHEWARFDGDDVVVGITRYAADELGDVVYVELPAEGLHVEVMDEFGTVESVKAVSPLYAPVAGEVIAVNTALDGAPELVNSSPFHEGWLIRVRPDDANTAIEDLLDAEAYDAFVDELLA from the coding sequence ATGACCAGCCCAACCGACGCGCGCTATTCGCGCGAGCACGAATGGGCTCGATTTGACGGCGATGACGTCGTCGTGGGCATCACGCGCTATGCCGCCGACGAACTGGGCGACGTGGTGTATGTGGAGCTTCCCGCCGAAGGCCTCCACGTCGAGGTGATGGACGAATTCGGCACCGTTGAGTCCGTGAAAGCCGTGTCGCCGCTCTACGCGCCGGTGGCCGGGGAAGTAATCGCGGTCAATACAGCGCTCGACGGCGCGCCGGAGCTGGTCAACAGCTCGCCCTTTCACGAGGGCTGGCTGATCCGCGTGCGTCCGGATGACGCCAACACGGCCATCGAGGATTTGCTGGACGCCGAGGCCTACGACGCATTCGTGGATGAGCTACTCGCCTAG